A genome region from Akkermansiaceae bacterium includes the following:
- a CDS encoding DUF58 domain-containing protein: MSTHSFIDSDLLSRLGSLPIESRVPMMGNVAGKHRSPHRGSSVEFAEYRKYVPGDDTRRLDWKAFARSDRFYIKEFEADTNLRAYFVIDASGSMNFHSPGQDTKIEYARKIAASLAYLLVNQGDAAGLSICTDKLHLEVPPSRRAAHLERFFSTIEKVEPSGETGLIEALHVIAEKISQRAFVVILSDFFTDTEKLSEALQHLRYRKHDISLFHLMDPQEIGFQFDRPHRFVDLEDGTALVVEPNLIADEYQTALKEFMKNVRDKAHDAAADYQLITTDTPLEPLLREFLTARLPKAKH; this comes from the coding sequence ATGAGCACGCACTCCTTCATCGACTCCGACCTCCTCTCCCGCCTCGGCTCGCTCCCCATCGAGTCACGCGTCCCGATGATGGGGAATGTCGCGGGAAAACACCGCTCACCCCACCGTGGCTCCTCCGTCGAGTTCGCGGAGTATCGGAAATACGTCCCCGGCGATGATACACGCCGTCTCGATTGGAAAGCTTTCGCCCGCTCCGACCGTTTCTACATCAAGGAATTCGAGGCGGATACGAACCTCCGCGCTTACTTCGTCATCGACGCCTCCGGATCGATGAATTTCCACAGCCCCGGGCAGGACACAAAGATCGAATACGCCCGGAAAATTGCCGCATCCCTCGCATACCTGTTAGTGAACCAAGGCGACGCCGCAGGCCTCTCGATCTGCACGGACAAGCTCCACCTCGAAGTCCCGCCCTCACGCCGCGCCGCCCACTTGGAGCGCTTTTTCTCCACCATTGAAAAGGTCGAGCCATCCGGCGAGACCGGCCTCATCGAAGCCCTGCACGTCATCGCGGAAAAGATCAGCCAACGCGCCTTCGTCGTCATCCTGTCGGATTTTTTCACCGATACGGAAAAGCTTTCCGAAGCCCTCCAGCACCTCCGCTACCGCAAGCACGACATTTCCCTCTTCCACCTCATGGATCCTCAGGAAATCGGCTTCCAGTTCGATAGGCCGCATCGCTTCGTGGATCTGGAGGACGGCACCGCCCTTGTCGTGGAGCCGAACCTGATCGCCGACGAATACCAGACCGCCCTCAAGGAGTTCATGAAGAACGTCCGTGACAAGGCGCATGATGCCGCCGCCGATTACCAGCTGATCACCACAGACACCCCGCTGGAGCCCCTCCTCCGCGAGTTCCTCACCGCCCGCCTGCCGAAGGCGAAGCATTGA
- a CDS encoding AAA family ATPase produces the protein MDTHSEAPEEIPAELAVAAVPENAPDTNPYQLPADDVAAIDELGKTYQAFREELAKTIVGQDDVIEKLAICLFARGHALLMGVPGLAKTLLVSSVAQTFDLSFNRIQFTPDLMPADITGTDIIQESGVDGKREFEFVKGPVFANLLLADEINRAPAKTQSAMLEAMQENKVTVLGKTYVLPPPFFVLATQNPIEQEGTYPLPEAQLDRFMFLIEVEYPSAAEEKEIARSTTGAAKQALSKLIDGEKIIAFQSLVRRVPVPDHLYDYAVEIVRKTRPAQPESPQWIKDTVGWGAGPRAVQYLILGAKSRAALRGNYMASLEDLEAVAPAVLNHRVITNFAAESQGMTSKKIIKKLISEMQEA, from the coding sequence ATGGACACCCATTCAGAAGCACCAGAGGAAATTCCCGCCGAGCTCGCAGTGGCAGCGGTGCCGGAAAACGCCCCGGACACCAACCCCTACCAGCTTCCGGCCGACGATGTCGCCGCGATCGACGAGCTCGGCAAGACCTACCAGGCCTTCCGTGAGGAACTCGCGAAAACCATCGTCGGCCAGGACGACGTGATCGAGAAGCTCGCCATCTGCCTCTTCGCACGCGGCCACGCCCTGCTCATGGGGGTGCCCGGACTCGCGAAAACCCTGCTCGTTTCCTCCGTGGCGCAGACCTTCGACCTCTCCTTCAACCGCATCCAGTTCACCCCGGATCTCATGCCCGCCGACATCACCGGCACGGACATCATCCAGGAATCCGGCGTGGACGGGAAACGCGAGTTCGAGTTCGTCAAGGGGCCGGTCTTCGCAAACCTCCTGCTTGCCGACGAAATCAACCGCGCCCCGGCCAAGACCCAGTCCGCCATGCTTGAGGCCATGCAGGAAAACAAGGTCACCGTCCTCGGCAAAACCTACGTGCTGCCACCGCCGTTCTTCGTCCTCGCGACGCAGAACCCGATCGAGCAGGAAGGCACCTACCCGCTGCCCGAAGCCCAGCTCGACCGCTTCATGTTCCTCATCGAGGTGGAATACCCCTCGGCTGCGGAAGAGAAGGAAATCGCCCGCTCCACCACCGGAGCCGCAAAGCAGGCGCTCTCCAAGCTCATCGACGGTGAGAAGATCATCGCCTTCCAATCCCTAGTCCGCCGCGTCCCCGTCCCGGACCACCTCTATGACTACGCGGTCGAGATCGTCCGCAAGACCCGCCCGGCCCAGCCCGAATCCCCCCAGTGGATCAAGGATACCGTCGGCTGGGGTGCCGGCCCGCGTGCCGTCCAATACCTCATCCTCGGTGCGAAATCCCGCGCCGCCCTGCGTGGCAATTACATGGCTTCCCTCGAAGACCTCGAGGCCGTCGCACCCGCCGTCCTCAACCACCGCGTCATCACCAATTTCGCCGCCGAGTCCCAAGGCATGACTTCCAAAAAGATCATCAAGAAGCTCATTTCGGAAATGCAGGAGGCCTAG
- a CDS encoding ABC transporter ATP-binding protein has product MNSVIRVFSYLRRYPGLATAQFFCATIMAVSVIFFPKITQVVIDDVVPDPAKHPDLLFWIMLATASYFLKDGLNCARIFVNNHFEQNVIYDIRSDLYRKIQRLPLNWFDSRRTGDIMTRVVEDVTSMERVLIDGIELGLVALIQLIAVGLVMYLTDWQVALWATLPIPILIIGAWIYSKDARHRHKAERKATSALNSLLHDNIAGIRQIKSYAAQDEEHANFNNLSNRVRKATLHLMKWWAVYNPSMSFASMLGYVLVLGFGAQAMIAGRMTVGDLTFFFLLLSLFYEPVGKLRQLNQMIFSSRAAGDRVFEIMDSEDEENAAEGETLPERIRAHVRFENVSFAYGKQATLTGLSLDAPPGCTVALVGSTGAGKSTVLSLLNRFYERDSGSITIDGTDIATLSKNSLREKLAYVTQEAFLFNGTVRENLLLAKRNASEEQIWKALEAANAAPFIRALPNLLDTNVGERGVKLSGGEKQRLSIARALLKDAPILLLDEATASVDSETERQIQAALDRLMENRTAFVIAHRLSTIQNADRIYVMDKGKVIEEGTHVELLALEGKYAELCSRSFLAEREG; this is encoded by the coding sequence ATGAACTCCGTAATCCGCGTATTTTCCTACCTCCGCCGCTACCCCGGGCTGGCAACCGCGCAGTTTTTCTGCGCCACCATCATGGCGGTTTCGGTCATTTTTTTCCCGAAAATCACCCAGGTCGTCATCGATGACGTCGTCCCCGATCCCGCGAAGCACCCCGATCTCCTTTTCTGGATCATGCTGGCCACCGCCTCCTACTTCCTGAAGGACGGCCTCAACTGCGCCCGCATTTTCGTCAACAACCACTTCGAACAGAACGTCATCTACGACATCCGCTCCGATCTCTACCGGAAAATCCAGCGCCTGCCGCTCAACTGGTTCGACTCCCGCCGCACCGGCGACATCATGACCCGCGTCGTCGAGGACGTCACCTCCATGGAGCGTGTGCTGATCGACGGCATCGAGCTCGGCCTCGTCGCCCTGATCCAGCTCATCGCCGTCGGGCTCGTGATGTATCTCACCGATTGGCAGGTCGCCCTGTGGGCCACGCTTCCCATCCCGATCCTGATCATCGGCGCGTGGATCTATTCGAAGGATGCCCGCCACCGCCACAAGGCAGAGCGCAAGGCCACCTCCGCCCTCAACTCCCTCCTCCACGATAACATTGCGGGCATACGCCAGATCAAATCCTACGCCGCCCAGGACGAGGAACACGCGAATTTCAACAACCTGTCCAACCGCGTCCGCAAAGCCACCCTACACCTCATGAAATGGTGGGCCGTCTACAACCCGTCCATGTCCTTCGCCAGCATGCTCGGCTATGTCCTCGTGCTCGGCTTCGGGGCGCAAGCGATGATCGCAGGCCGCATGACGGTGGGCGACCTGACATTTTTCTTCCTGCTCCTCAGCCTCTTCTACGAGCCGGTCGGAAAACTCCGCCAGCTCAACCAGATGATCTTCTCGTCCCGAGCCGCCGGTGACCGGGTTTTCGAGATCATGGACTCAGAGGACGAGGAAAACGCGGCCGAAGGGGAAACCCTGCCGGAGAGGATCCGCGCCCACGTCCGCTTCGAGAACGTATCCTTCGCCTACGGCAAACAGGCAACCCTGACCGGCCTCAGCCTCGACGCCCCGCCCGGCTGCACCGTCGCCCTCGTCGGCTCCACCGGCGCCGGCAAGTCCACCGTGCTCTCCCTGCTCAACCGCTTCTATGAGCGGGATTCCGGCAGCATCACCATCGACGGCACGGACATCGCCACGCTTTCCAAGAATTCCCTCCGGGAAAAACTCGCATACGTCACCCAGGAAGCCTTCCTCTTCAACGGCACCGTCCGCGAAAACCTGCTCCTCGCCAAACGCAACGCCTCCGAAGAGCAGATATGGAAAGCCCTGGAAGCCGCCAACGCCGCCCCCTTCATCCGCGCCTTGCCCAATCTGCTCGACACCAACGTCGGCGAGCGCGGCGTGAAACTCTCAGGCGGGGAAAAACAGCGCCTCTCCATCGCCCGCGCGCTCCTCAAGGACGCCCCGATACTCCTGTTAGATGAGGCCACGGCATCCGTCGATTCCGAAACCGAGCGCCAGATCCAGGCCGCGCTCGACCGGCTCATGGAGAACCGCACCGCCTTCGTCATCGCCCACCGACTCTCCACGATCCAGAACGCGGACAGGATCTACGTCATGGACAAAGGCAAGGTCATCGAGGAAGGAACCCACGTTGAGCTGCTCGCCCTGGAAGGGAAATACGCGGAACTATGCAGCCGGTCGTTTCTCGCGGAGCGGGAAGGGTGA
- the rpsK gene encoding 30S ribosomal protein S11: MSEETNNTEAEEVAVPAAEAKPETPAAAPAAKPEESKKAAPAAEAAPALNPDGTPKKEQKKDIFAEIGGGEEEIKIHKAKGSKNVARGIVHVTATFNNTLVSVTDQNGNSIGWSSAGKMGFKGSRKSTAYAAQVVSQDACRQAMGHGLKEVDVRVKGPGSGRESAVRAVQGLGLDILSIRDVTPIPHNGCRPKKARRV; this comes from the coding sequence ATGTCCGAAGAAACAAACAACACAGAAGCTGAAGAAGTGGCGGTTCCCGCTGCCGAGGCCAAACCCGAAACCCCGGCTGCCGCTCCCGCTGCAAAACCGGAAGAATCCAAGAAGGCCGCACCTGCCGCTGAGGCAGCTCCCGCCCTCAATCCCGACGGCACCCCGAAGAAAGAGCAGAAGAAGGATATCTTCGCTGAGATCGGTGGTGGCGAAGAGGAAATCAAGATCCACAAGGCCAAGGGCTCGAAGAACGTCGCCCGCGGCATCGTCCACGTCACGGCCACCTTCAACAACACGCTCGTGAGCGTGACCGACCAGAACGGAAACTCCATCGGATGGTCCAGCGCCGGCAAGATGGGCTTCAAGGGTTCGAGGAAAAGCACCGCATACGCCGCACAGGTTGTTTCCCAGGATGCATGCCGCCAGGCCATGGGTCACGGCCTGAAAGAGGTTGATGTCCGCGTCAAGGGTCCCGGTTCCGGCCGTGAGTCCGCAGTGCGTGCCGTCCAGGGCCTCGGTCTCGACATCCTCTCGATCCGCGATGTCACGCCTATCCCTCACAACGGTTGCCGCCCTAAGAAAGCCCGCCGCGTTTAA
- the rpsM gene encoding 30S ribosomal protein S13 — MARILGIEIPNEKRIEASLTYMFGIGRPLASRILEHAGIDPDIRTGQLSEDQLVKIAQVIQAEQIMVEGDLRRERQVQLKRLTSINCYRGIRHKRGLPVRGQRTRTNARTRKGKKKTVGVKK, encoded by the coding sequence ATGGCACGTATCCTAGGCATCGAAATCCCCAACGAGAAGCGCATCGAGGCTTCCCTCACTTACATGTTCGGCATAGGCCGCCCTCTGGCGAGCCGCATACTCGAGCACGCCGGCATCGATCCGGACATCCGCACCGGACAGCTCAGCGAGGATCAGCTCGTCAAGATCGCCCAGGTGATCCAGGCCGAGCAGATCATGGTTGAGGGCGATCTCCGCCGTGAGCGTCAGGTGCAGCTCAAGCGCCTCACCTCCATCAACTGTTACCGCGGCATCCGCCACAAGCGCGGCCTGCCCGTCCGTGGCCAGCGCACCCGCACCAACGCCCGCACCCGCAAGGGCAAGAAGAAGACCGTTGGCGTCAAGAAGTAA
- the gdhA gene encoding NADP-specific glutamate dehydrogenase produces MAGLKKRNPGEHEFHQAVREVVDTIIPFTAEHTKYRDAYILERMTEPDRIITFRVTWEDDNGRVWADRAWRVQFNNSIGPYKGGLRFHPTVSQSVLKFLGFEQVLKNSLTGLPMGGAKGGSNFNPKGRSDREIMRFCQSMMIELHRHIGEDVDVPAGDINVGAREISYLFGTYKRLENRFAGILTGKGLAFGGSLVRKEATGYGAVYFMKHMLEHAGEEMKGKTALVSGSGNVALYCIEKLIELGATVLTASDSSGFIHDPKGITREKLDWLIDLKENRRGRIQEYAEKFGCDFHQGKTPWGVKADLAFPCATQNELLLDDAVAMVKNGVKAIAEGANMPCTAEATDHFLEHDVLFGPAKAANAGGVAVSGLEQSQNQLRISWSRKEVDDRLVGIMTDIHGKCVRYGSRNGRPVDYRSGANIAGFVKVADAMLAYGVV; encoded by the coding sequence ATGGCCGGGCTGAAAAAGCGGAACCCGGGTGAGCACGAGTTTCACCAGGCGGTGCGCGAGGTGGTGGACACGATCATCCCCTTCACCGCGGAGCACACGAAATACCGGGACGCCTACATCCTGGAACGGATGACGGAGCCTGACCGCATCATCACCTTCCGCGTCACCTGGGAGGACGACAATGGCCGTGTCTGGGCGGATCGCGCGTGGCGGGTGCAGTTCAACAACTCCATCGGGCCTTACAAGGGCGGCCTGCGCTTTCACCCCACGGTCTCGCAGAGCGTCCTGAAGTTCCTGGGCTTCGAGCAGGTGTTGAAAAATTCCCTCACAGGCCTGCCTATGGGTGGCGCGAAGGGCGGATCGAACTTCAATCCCAAGGGGCGTTCCGACCGCGAGATCATGCGTTTCTGCCAGTCGATGATGATCGAGCTGCACCGCCACATCGGCGAGGACGTTGATGTCCCCGCCGGTGACATCAACGTCGGCGCACGCGAGATCAGCTACCTTTTCGGAACCTACAAGCGCCTGGAAAACCGCTTCGCCGGCATCCTCACAGGCAAAGGCCTTGCCTTCGGTGGCAGCCTCGTGCGCAAGGAGGCCACCGGCTACGGGGCGGTGTATTTCATGAAGCACATGCTCGAGCACGCGGGCGAGGAAATGAAAGGCAAGACCGCCCTAGTCTCCGGCTCGGGGAACGTCGCCCTCTACTGCATCGAGAAGCTCATCGAGCTGGGCGCGACCGTGCTGACCGCTTCCGACTCCTCCGGCTTCATCCACGATCCCAAGGGCATCACCCGCGAGAAGCTCGACTGGCTCATCGACCTCAAGGAAAACCGCCGCGGCCGCATCCAGGAATACGCGGAGAAATTCGGCTGCGATTTCCACCAGGGGAAAACCCCGTGGGGCGTGAAGGCGGATCTCGCATTCCCCTGCGCCACCCAGAACGAACTGTTGTTGGATGATGCGGTGGCAATGGTGAAAAACGGCGTCAAGGCCATCGCCGAGGGCGCGAACATGCCCTGCACGGCGGAGGCCACCGATCATTTCCTGGAGCACGATGTCCTCTTTGGCCCGGCGAAGGCGGCCAACGCGGGCGGGGTCGCGGTGTCCGGCCTGGAGCAGAGCCAGAACCAGCTCCGCATCAGCTGGAGCCGCAAGGAGGTCGATGACCGCCTCGTCGGCATCATGACGGACATCCATGGGAAATGCGTCAGATACGGCAGCCGCAATGGCAGGCCGGTCGATTACCGCTCGGGCGCGAACATCGCCGGCTTCGTCAAGGTCGCCGATGCGATGCTCGCCTACGGGGTTGTCTGA
- the rpsD gene encoding 30S ribosomal protein S4, which translates to MARYTGPRTKLSRRFGVALFGPSKSLERRNFPPGQHGVRAGRKKKSEYSVALGEKQKLRFQYGVLEKQFRGYYQEAARRRGVTGVILLQLLECRLDNICYRAGFGNSRQAARQMVNHGHVLVNGKCVDIASYQVKPGDHIKVGAKPSSQQLALRMLDLTQAVPSVDWLETDREKMECTMSRIPERSEIDPLVNEQLIVELYSR; encoded by the coding sequence ATGGCACGTTACACAGGTCCACGCACCAAACTCTCCCGCCGCTTCGGCGTCGCACTTTTCGGCCCATCCAAGTCCTTGGAGCGCCGCAATTTCCCACCAGGCCAGCACGGCGTCCGCGCAGGCCGCAAGAAGAAGTCGGAATACTCCGTCGCACTCGGTGAGAAGCAGAAGCTCCGTTTCCAATACGGTGTGCTTGAGAAGCAATTCCGCGGATATTACCAGGAGGCAGCCCGCCGCCGCGGTGTTACCGGCGTGATCCTCCTCCAGCTCCTCGAATGCCGCCTCGACAACATCTGCTACCGCGCAGGCTTCGGCAACTCCCGCCAGGCCGCCCGCCAGATGGTCAACCACGGCCACGTGCTCGTGAACGGCAAGTGCGTTGATATCGCAAGCTACCAGGTGAAGCCCGGCGACCATATCAAGGTCGGCGCCAAGCCATCCTCGCAGCAGCTCGCGCTCCGCATGCTCGACCTCACCCAGGCAGTCCCCTCGGTGGATTGGCTGGAAACGGATCGTGAGAAGATGGAGTGCACGATGTCCCGCATCCCGGAGCGCTCCGAGATCGACCCGCTCGTCAACGAGCAGCTCATCGTCGAGCTCTACTCCCGCTGA
- a CDS encoding TonB-dependent receptor — protein sequence MKILNSSVISLLVAGAISQTSSAQDALRSLDTLTVQANRLPSAGSPVEHIVGADVLRYSDTAAMVQKLPGAAIVRNGSQTGILQLRGLSGDRVGVQVDGMKITPACPNHMDPPLHYAHPSDGDVIELMAGISPVSAGGDQIGGSLLINRADPVFSQDGNALLNGSLGSSFLGNQDATQFRADLSVAGENLGFHYRGSAASANDLRYPGGRVSASGYDTTSHNLTTAWRTTNGFVSLDFGASYTRDAGTPALPMDMVSDDSWNLGLTQKENFSWGVVENRLYVHDIDHRMDNYSLRPVIPGSMAMEAPASSRDYGWRGEVALPFQENELRAGIDIHRNEFDAEQVAIASGLRRDTFNDNERSRYGIYMEWDQKHSAGWSSRYGLRGDVVRSDADAVSNAILPPPGMMRNAILADQANFNAADRSFTDVLPSATAALRFEPDAATSFELAAAIKSRAPSLIERYLWTPLNASAGLADGRTYLGNLDLDPETSFEIAFAATRQGDSWNAGITPFYQSVHNYIQGMPIGRNDMSGLPVLQYDNVDRAELYGLELAGGWEFSDEWSLDGSVSYVRGRNKDTGDGLYRIAPLHGMFDLAHRRSSWETHLEWEWASAQNRVSQLQNEPSTPGYGILNLRVAKTFADSVRVEVGVENLLDKRYAQHLGGVNRVSGGDLAVGEAIPSAGRFAYASIGWEF from the coding sequence ATGAAAATTTTAAACTCCTCAGTCATCAGCCTCCTTGTGGCAGGTGCGATTTCACAAACATCCAGCGCACAAGATGCGCTGCGTTCACTGGATACTCTCACGGTTCAAGCCAATCGATTGCCATCGGCGGGTTCTCCCGTTGAACATATTGTCGGAGCCGATGTGCTGCGCTACTCGGACACCGCTGCCATGGTGCAAAAGCTGCCCGGCGCAGCGATTGTCCGCAATGGATCCCAAACCGGAATCCTGCAGCTTCGCGGGCTTTCCGGAGATCGGGTAGGTGTGCAGGTGGATGGCATGAAGATTACCCCTGCTTGTCCGAATCACATGGATCCACCACTCCATTACGCGCATCCCTCGGACGGGGATGTGATCGAGTTGATGGCGGGAATTTCTCCTGTGAGCGCAGGAGGGGATCAAATCGGTGGCAGCCTTCTGATCAATCGTGCGGATCCGGTGTTTTCACAGGACGGAAATGCGCTTTTGAATGGTTCGTTGGGATCGTCATTTCTCGGGAATCAGGATGCGACACAGTTCCGCGCGGATCTAAGCGTAGCTGGTGAAAACCTTGGATTCCATTATCGGGGCAGTGCGGCGAGCGCGAACGATCTGCGGTATCCCGGTGGAAGGGTGAGTGCCAGCGGCTACGATACGACCAGCCATAATTTGACAACGGCTTGGCGGACCACAAATGGTTTTGTCTCTTTGGACTTCGGGGCTTCCTATACCCGCGATGCGGGAACCCCTGCTTTGCCGATGGATATGGTAAGCGATGATTCCTGGAACCTCGGACTTACCCAGAAGGAAAATTTCAGTTGGGGTGTGGTGGAGAACCGCCTCTATGTGCATGATATCGATCACCGGATGGATAATTACTCCCTGCGGCCCGTGATACCGGGAAGCATGGCGATGGAGGCTCCGGCTTCGAGCCGGGATTACGGCTGGCGTGGAGAGGTCGCTCTTCCGTTTCAGGAAAACGAGCTACGCGCGGGGATCGACATTCATCGCAATGAGTTCGATGCGGAACAGGTCGCCATCGCCAGTGGCTTGAGGCGTGATACGTTCAATGACAATGAGCGAAGCCGCTATGGCATTTACATGGAATGGGATCAAAAGCACTCGGCAGGGTGGAGCTCCCGCTATGGCCTGCGTGGCGATGTGGTGAGAAGCGATGCCGATGCGGTCAGCAACGCGATTCTTCCCCCGCCGGGTATGATGCGAAACGCGATCCTCGCGGATCAGGCGAATTTCAATGCAGCGGATCGCTCGTTCACCGATGTGCTTCCTTCCGCTACCGCTGCGCTGCGTTTCGAGCCGGACGCAGCAACCAGCTTTGAGCTGGCTGCTGCGATAAAAAGCCGGGCCCCATCTTTGATCGAGCGTTACTTGTGGACTCCGCTCAATGCGAGCGCTGGTCTCGCGGATGGTCGCACGTATTTGGGGAATCTTGATCTTGATCCCGAAACGTCCTTCGAGATCGCATTTGCCGCGACCCGGCAAGGAGACTCCTGGAATGCGGGTATCACGCCGTTTTACCAAAGCGTGCACAACTACATCCAAGGAATGCCCATCGGCCGGAACGACATGAGTGGCTTGCCGGTTCTTCAGTATGACAACGTCGATCGTGCGGAACTCTACGGGCTTGAGCTTGCCGGAGGATGGGAGTTTTCCGATGAGTGGTCACTGGACGGCAGTGTCAGCTATGTGCGCGGCCGCAACAAGGATACGGGTGATGGTCTCTATCGAATTGCTCCGCTCCACGGAATGTTCGACTTAGCTCACAGGCGCAGCAGTTGGGAGACCCATCTTGAATGGGAATGGGCCTCCGCTCAAAACCGGGTTTCACAACTCCAGAACGAGCCTTCGACTCCGGGCTATGGTATTCTCAACCTTCGCGTTGCGAAAACTTTCGCTGATTCGGTTCGCGTCGAGGTAGGCGTGGAGAACCTTTTGGACAAAAGGTATGCCCAACATCTTGGAGGTGTGAACCGCGTCTCGGGAGGTGATCTCGCTGTGGGTGAAGCCATCCCGAGCGCGGGACGTTTCGCCTATGCATCGATAGGCTGGGAATTTTAG
- the hpt gene encoding hypoxanthine phosphoribosyltransferase, which yields MRADLEKVLFNESTILARLDELAEEITRDHEGKDLTAIVILHGGIILMADLLRRIQMPLRIESLGASSYHGGTESSGVVKLLGTGLPDVRGKHVLILDDILDTGRTLQLVKSKLLEGEAAGVKTCVLLSKKVIRAVEVNADYVGFEIEDEFVVGYGLDFDGRYRNLPFIGVLKESVISVGAAMPGIPIQTTP from the coding sequence ATGCGTGCCGATCTCGAAAAAGTCCTCTTCAACGAATCCACAATCCTCGCCCGCCTCGACGAGCTGGCAGAGGAAATCACCCGCGACCACGAGGGCAAGGACCTGACCGCGATCGTGATCCTCCACGGCGGGATCATCCTGATGGCAGATCTGCTCCGCCGCATCCAGATGCCGCTCCGCATCGAGTCCCTCGGTGCCTCGAGCTACCACGGCGGCACGGAAAGCTCGGGTGTGGTCAAGCTGCTGGGCACCGGGCTGCCGGATGTCCGGGGAAAACACGTACTGATCCTCGATGACATCCTCGACACCGGGCGAACGCTCCAGTTGGTGAAGTCCAAGCTGCTGGAAGGCGAGGCCGCAGGCGTCAAAACCTGCGTGCTTCTTAGCAAGAAAGTCATCCGTGCCGTGGAAGTGAATGCGGACTATGTCGGGTTCGAGATCGAGGACGAGTTCGTTGTCGGGTATGGGCTGGATTTCGACGGCCGCTACCGCAACCTGCCGTTCATCGGCGTGCTCAAGGAAAGCGTGATCTCGGTGGGCGCCGCGATGCCGGGAATCCCTATTCAGACAACCCCGTAG